A single region of the Desulfobacterales bacterium genome encodes:
- a CDS encoding EamA family transporter, with amino-acid sequence MSQMAIFLVLLSASIHVGWNFLTKTSPSPKTFTLLTGIFAIGFFLVAVPFISFNEIPPVVWLYIVLSGGIHTVYFIALSSAYETGDISFVYPIARSSPAFVAIAAFFMLGETVSKQGAIGIGIVIGCVFLIQLRGEGRTGLKKFLSSVKQKDCMWAFITLAAVVAYTLVDKAGMVAFSQAKAVASGTRGLIYYLLQMTLCYLFYLIFNRQRIRPAFDCILRREWPKAAAAALGTMASYTLILHVMQTETVSYIVALRQSSVLMAVLAGGIGLREPSGRWRFFWASVMLAGFYLVATAQ; translated from the coding sequence TGGCCATCTTTCTGGTGCTGCTTTCCGCATCGATTCATGTCGGCTGGAATTTTTTAACCAAAACCAGTCCCAGTCCGAAAACCTTCACGCTTTTAACGGGCATCTTTGCCATTGGCTTTTTTTTAGTCGCTGTTCCCTTCATTTCCTTCAATGAGATTCCGCCCGTTGTCTGGCTGTATATCGTCCTTTCCGGCGGGATTCATACCGTATATTTCATTGCCCTGAGCAGCGCCTATGAAACCGGTGATATTTCCTTTGTTTACCCCATTGCGCGATCATCACCGGCATTTGTTGCAATTGCTGCATTTTTCATGCTGGGGGAAACCGTTTCAAAACAGGGCGCGATCGGTATCGGAATCGTTATCGGGTGTGTATTCCTGATTCAACTCAGGGGAGAAGGCCGGACGGGGCTGAAGAAGTTTCTCTCTTCGGTTAAACAAAAGGACTGCATGTGGGCATTTATTACCCTGGCTGCGGTGGTGGCTTACACGCTGGTTGACAAAGCCGGAATGGTTGCATTCAGCCAGGCGAAGGCGGTAGCTTCCGGTACCCGGGGACTCATTTACTATCTGTTGCAAATGACGCTTTGCTACCTATTTTATTTGATCTTCAACCGGCAGCGCATCCGGCCGGCGTTCGATTGCATCCTGAGGCGTGAATGGCCCAAAGCTGCGGCTGCAGCACTGGGCACCATGGCTTCATACACCCTGATCCTGCATGTCATGCAAACCGAAACAGTGAGCTATATCGTTGCCCTGCGGCAATCAAGCGTGCTGATGGCCGTTTTGGCAGGAGGGATCGGGCTTAGAGAGCCGTCCGGCCGCTGGCGGTTTTTTTGGGCAAGCGTCATGTTGGCGGGGTTTTATCTGGTGGCAACGGCACAGTAG